The following proteins are encoded in a genomic region of Sparus aurata chromosome 11, fSpaAur1.1, whole genome shotgun sequence:
- the LOC115592032 gene encoding E3 ubiquitin-protein ligase RNF186, with product MVLCEDGECSVCLFPYTRMDRIPRLLHCRHTFCELCLDTMSQATSALLTVSCPLCRRVTCIGNGLSLQEALWVNSRLWEQIPEEEEAEEEEEDGGLKGEAAEERTETKQQAECVSSRSARTKLKLPAFFKRFSLIKQHQERIVPGSNVEMKSWRRLSADETI from the exons ATGGTTCTGTGTGAGGACGGCGAGTGCAGCGTCTGCCTCTTTCCCTACACTCGGATGGACAGGATCCCCCGGTTGCTCCACTGCAGGCACACCTTCTGCGAGCTGTGCCTGGACACCATGTCGCAGGCCACGAGTGCGCTGCTCACCGTCAGCTGCCCGCTGTGTCGCCGGGTGACCTGCATAGGAAACGGCCTCAGCCTGCAGGAAGCCCTGTGGGTCAACAGCCGGCTGTGGGAGCAGAtaccggaggaggaggaggccgaggaggaggaggaggacggtggACTGAAAGGAGAAGCTGCGGAGGAGAGGACGGAGACTAAACAACAGGCAGAATG tgtttcctccaggtCCGCCAGAACCAAGCTCAAACTGCCCGCCTTCTTCAAACGGTTCAGTCTGATAAAGCAGCACCAGGAGAGGATTGTGCCCGGCAGCAACGT GGAAATGAAATCCTGGCGCAGGCTGTCTGCTGATGAgaccatttga